A region of Paenibacillus sp. JNUCC-31 DNA encodes the following proteins:
- a CDS encoding (2Fe-2S)-binding protein, with protein MKRSSMIICRCEEVALIQLEAAYESGCHTSRQLKMKTRAGMGACQGRICRHLLETWVHAKNPESVRDPELLPHRPPVRPVTFGQLANGEA; from the coding sequence ATGAAACGCTCTTCCATGATCATTTGCCGATGCGAAGAAGTAGCCCTCATTCAATTGGAGGCCGCATACGAGTCAGGATGCCATACTTCAAGGCAGCTAAAAATGAAAACACGTGCCGGTATGGGAGCCTGCCAGGGCAGGATATGCAGGCATCTCCTCGAAACCTGGGTGCATGCCAAAAATCCGGAGTCTGTCCGCGATCCGGAACTGCTGCCCCACCGTCCTCCGGTGCGGCCGGTGACCTTTGGCCAGCTGGCTAATGGTGAAGCGTAA
- a CDS encoding (2Fe-2S)-binding protein, translated as MERITNHPILGPLKRGKEPVSFTFDGRTLTGLQGEPIAAALLASGIRRLRRHEESGTARGLYCAIGHCMECRLNVEGRGQVRSCLTPLEEGMRISEGRQLSNEITGRKLP; from the coding sequence ATGGAACGGATTACGAATCATCCGATTTTGGGTCCGCTGAAGAGGGGGAAGGAACCGGTCAGCTTTACGTTTGACGGCAGAACGCTGACCGGACTTCAGGGCGAACCGATTGCTGCGGCCTTGCTGGCCTCGGGGATTCGCAGACTGCGCAGGCATGAGGAGTCCGGCACCGCTCGCGGGCTGTATTGCGCCATCGGCCACTGTATGGAATGTCGGCTGAACGTGGAGGGGAGGGGGCAGGTGCGCTCCTGTCTTACCCCGCTCGAAGAGGGGATGCGCATTTCGGAAGGGCGGCAGCTTTCCAATGAAATTACGGGGAGGAAGCTGCCATGA
- a CDS encoding NAD(P)/FAD-dependent oxidoreductase, whose translation MTSFDLLIVGAGPAGLSAAAAAAEHGLSVAVLDEFPQPGGRMLGQFHEEKGRWWVGRQVAEQLIEECSVKGVDIRCGVSVHSILRIEQRWVVRVAGGSFTAARVLLATGASEIPQPIPGWTLPGVMSIGAAQVMANVHYVKPGRRGLIIGVNVLAMAIARELSVSGISLAGIVLPERNSVFGKEALPKEAVKRLLGLAHLAPSPLMRIGGKLGASFGLAGAVSRFYPRGGLKIWDIPLRLRTSAISINGVHHVESVTLADVTGRGEIIPGSEREENVDFVALAGGLSPLAELAAVAGCPLVYAEELGGHIPLHNEEMQTPVEGLYVAGNITGIESALVAMAQGSVAAAAICRDAGVLGKDREPHLLEAMEHVRRIRAEALIQFHSGISDAREQFYKK comes from the coding sequence ATGACGTCATTCGATCTGTTGATTGTTGGAGCCGGTCCGGCGGGATTATCAGCCGCCGCAGCGGCGGCCGAGCATGGCTTGAGTGTAGCTGTGCTGGATGAATTCCCGCAGCCGGGCGGGCGCATGCTTGGACAATTCCATGAGGAAAAAGGGAGATGGTGGGTTGGCAGGCAGGTTGCAGAACAGCTGATAGAAGAATGCAGCGTCAAGGGAGTGGATATCCGCTGCGGCGTTTCCGTTCACAGCATACTCCGAATTGAACAGCGCTGGGTCGTAAGAGTCGCGGGCGGATCGTTCACGGCAGCAAGGGTGCTGCTCGCCACCGGCGCTTCCGAAATTCCTCAGCCGATTCCGGGCTGGACGCTGCCAGGGGTTATGTCGATCGGTGCAGCCCAAGTGATGGCCAATGTGCACTATGTGAAGCCGGGACGCCGCGGGCTAATCATCGGCGTGAACGTGCTCGCGATGGCGATTGCCCGCGAACTGTCCGTTAGCGGGATTTCGCTCGCCGGGATCGTGCTGCCAGAACGAAATTCCGTATTCGGTAAGGAGGCCTTGCCTAAAGAAGCAGTGAAACGCCTGCTGGGCCTGGCTCATTTGGCACCGTCTCCGCTGATGAGAATCGGAGGAAAGCTGGGCGCGAGCTTTGGGTTGGCTGGCGCGGTATCCCGCTTTTATCCACGGGGCGGGCTTAAAATATGGGATATTCCTTTACGGCTCCGCACTTCCGCCATATCCATTAACGGCGTACATCACGTGGAATCCGTGACGCTGGCGGATGTAACCGGGAGAGGCGAAATTATTCCGGGCAGCGAGCGGGAGGAGAACGTCGATTTTGTGGCTCTTGCCGGCGGTTTATCCCCGCTAGCGGAATTGGCCGCGGTGGCTGGGTGCCCCCTGGTGTATGCAGAGGAACTGGGCGGTCATATTCCGCTGCACAACGAGGAAATGCAGACGCCAGTAGAGGGCCTGTACGTCGCCGGCAATATTACGGGAATCGAAAGCGCGCTGGTCGCTATGGCTCAAGGCAGTGTTGCGGCGGCTGCCATTTGCCGGGATGCTGGAGTGCTGGGGAAGGATCGGGAACCTCACCTGCTTGAAGCGATGGAGCATGTCCGCCGGATTCGCGCCGAAGCTTTGATCCAGTTTCATTCAGGCATTTCGGATGCCAGAGAGCAATTTTATAAGAAATGA